Below is a genomic region from Mycolicibacter hiberniae.
GCTCGTAGGCCACGAAGCGTCCTTCCTATCAGGTCTCGGCGTTCGTCATGGGTGGATGCCTCGGTCAGTGTGGCACGCACCCGTAGGTATCCCGACGTGACCAGGTCCCCCACCAGGACGCGGGCCACGCCCAGGGGCAGGTTCAGCCGAGCGGAGATCTCGGCGAGCGACGGAGCCGCCTGACATAGTTCGACGATCCGCCCACGCGGATCGCTGAGCGGCCATTGATGGGGCGGAGCCGTCGGTAGTGCCTGCAACGGGGCTTCCAGCGGCAGGGGAACCTCGGTGTGGGTTCTGCCGGCGGTCAGCGTGTAGGGACGCACCAGATTGGGCTCAGTTTCCAGGGGCTGCGGCGCGTTTCGGCGCGCCCACCCCGCGGGGCTGTCCGTCATCATTCACCGGCACCTCCCGTGGGGGTGCCCCGCGACGGGGCCGCGCGGCGCGACGACTGGACCACTGCTCCGACTCGTTCCACCAGGATCGCCATCTCGTAGCCGATCTGCCCGATGTCACTGGAGGTACTGGCCAGCGTCGCCAGGTGCGAGCCGTCCCCGACCCGCATCAGCAGCAGGTAGCCGTGCTCCATCTCCACCACCGACTGCAGTACCCGGCCGCCCTCGAAGAGCTGCGAGGCACCGGTTGCCAGGCTGGCCAGGCCGGACGCGACAGCGGCCAACTGGTCGGCCCGCTCGGTGGGCAGGTGCTCGCTGGCCGCGACGGTCAGACCATCGACGGACACCAGCACCGCGTGCGCCACCCCGGGGACCTCGCGCGCGAAGTTCGACACCAGCCAATCCAGGGAGGCGTCGGCGCTACGGCGGTGTCCGGTGGGGTCGGTGGGGAAAGTCATCGCTGGTTCTGTCCCTGGTCGGTGCCGGGACCGTGGTCCCGGACGTGCGATCGTGCGGCCTGGACCCCGCCGAAGTGGCTGTTGATCGAAGCGCGGATCGCCGCGGGGTCACGTTCCGGTGGCTCGTGTGCGGGTGGGGAGGGCGCGCCGTTGGATGTTACCGGCTGTTCGGGATCACCGGGATCGGGTGCCGGGGCAGGGGTGCCTGTGCCGGCCGTCGGCGGCTCGTCGGCCGCGGCTGAGCCGGGAACCAGCCGGGCACCGGGCTCCCGGACCGGAAGACCGTGTTCGGTGTGGGCAGTGACCGCCACGTTCTCCACATCGGCCGCCACCGACCAGCCGTGGTCCCACACCGTCTGCCAGTCCAGGTCGGCGCGCAGCCCGGGTTCATTCGGGTCGAGGCCCGCGGACTCGGCGAGCATCCGCTGATAGATCGAATCGGATTCGGGGGCGGGGCCGCCGGCCCGGGCACGGGCCGCGAAAAAGCCCGATGTGTCGGCCGGAGCGAACCTCTCGCCGGCCGGTTCCGGTGGGCGCTGCGGCTCGGGCGCTTCCGCGGCGCCCTCCTCGTCGGGCTCCCACCAAGTTTGCGGCGGCTCAGGGCGCGCCTGCGGCGCGGCGGCCGGCGGTGGCTGCGCGGGCCCCGCGGTGATACCGCTGGACCCCGGGGTGCGCTGCGGCAACAACGACGGGCCGGGTTCGGCAACCGCGACCTGCGCACGGTGCTCGTCCGGCTCATAGGGCTCGTCCGGCTCGGACCCGGGTTCGGGCATCGGGGGTGGCGGCGGCTCGGCGAAGCGGTCCTGCGGCGCTGCCGGCGCGGACGCCTCGACGGGCCGGGTGGTCAGCAGGTGCGGAGGCAGGTACACCTCGGCGGTGATGCCGCGGGCCCCCTGCGACGCCGGGAACAACCGGACCTCGATCTGGTGCCGGGCCGCCAGCCGGGAGATCACGAACAGGCCCATGTGGCGGGCGTTCTCCGGGCTGAAGTCCCCGCCGGCCGCCAGGCGCATGTTGGCCATCCGCAGGTCGGCGTCCGTCATCCCCAATCCGGCGTCGACCACCTCGACCACCACCCCGCCGTCGTTCTCGAAACCGGCGACCACCCGCACCGGCTCCGTGGGCGCCGAGTACCGCAGCGCGTTGTCCATCAGTTCGGCCAGCAGGTGCACGCAGTCGGCTGCGGCGGCGCCGATCACGGTGGCGTCGGGCACCAGCACCGTCTGCACCCGCTCGTAGCCCTCCACCTCCGAGGCGGCCGCGCTGATCAGGGTCGCCAGCGCAACCGGCCGGCCCCGTTCGTGCGGTGCCCGCGCACCGGCGAGCACCAGCAGGTTCGCGCCGTTGCGCCGCATCCGGGCGGCCAGATGGTCGAGGCGGAACAGGCTCTCGAGGCGGTCCGGGTCGTCCTCGTTGCGCTCCAGCCGGTCGATCAGGGCCAACTGCTGGTCCACCAGCGACCGATTGCGCCGCGACATCGTCTCGAACATCTCGTTGACCAGGCGCCGCAGCCGCGCCTCGTCACCGGCGAGCAGCAGTGCCTGGGCGTGCAGTTCGTCGACGGCATGGGCGACCTGCCCCACTTCCTCGGTGGTGTAGACGGGCAGCGGGTCGGGGTCGCGCTCCGAACCGGACTCACCGGCCCGCAGCCGGGCGATCTCCTGCTCGAGATCGGAGTGGGCGACCTTGAGCGCGCTGTCCCGCAAGGTGCGCAGCGGGCGCACCAGCGAGCGGGCCACCAGCCACACCGCCAGCAGTGTGGCGGCGATCGCGGCCAGCACCAGCACGATGTCGCGCACGGCGGCGGCACGCCGGTCGGCGGCCCGATCCTGCACCGCCGACGTCACCGCCACGGTGTTCTGGCTGATCAACCGGGAAGCGATCTGGTCGGTGGTGCGGATCGAGTCGCGCAGTACCGGATTGTTGGGCAGCACCTGCTCCGGGTCGGACATGATCGACAACCGGGTCACCAGCTGCTGTTGCAGCGACTTGGCGTCCGGGGAGTCCACGCCGAGCA
It encodes:
- a CDS encoding DUF742 domain-containing protein, whose amino-acid sequence is MTDSPAGWARRNAPQPLETEPNLVRPYTLTAGRTHTEVPLPLEAPLQALPTAPPHQWPLSDPRGRIVELCQAAPSLAEISARLNLPLGVARVLVGDLVTSGYLRVRATLTEASTHDERRDLIGRTLRGLRALG
- a CDS encoding sensor histidine kinase: MTLFDHPDGVGQTQEESAEGGHEPEAAAVERPPRWSVRNWPVRWKVFAIALLPLALAGLFGGLRVSDALAESSGLRLVADRAQMIPAITNYMSALDDALVAASSDGDTEGAWKNFENRKYELGSRLAHTDVATDVRSGVQTLIERGQALLSQVSTTGIGLRDEVTGYAPILLTAEDTINGSVRVDSERIRAQTAALSRAVGARGQMMLQELLLNRGGELPDPELRSSMTTLAGTEPSTLFGMTEVLGVDSPDAKSLQQQLVTRLSIMSDPEQVLPNNPVLRDSIRTTDQIASRLISQNTVAVTSAVQDRAADRRAAAVRDIVLVLAAIAATLLAVWLVARSLVRPLRTLRDSALKVAHSDLEQEIARLRAGESGSERDPDPLPVYTTEEVGQVAHAVDELHAQALLLAGDEARLRRLVNEMFETMSRRNRSLVDQQLALIDRLERNEDDPDRLESLFRLDHLAARMRRNGANLLVLAGARAPHERGRPVALATLISAAASEVEGYERVQTVLVPDATVIGAAAADCVHLLAELMDNALRYSAPTEPVRVVAGFENDGGVVVEVVDAGLGMTDADLRMANMRLAAGGDFSPENARHMGLFVISRLAARHQIEVRLFPASQGARGITAEVYLPPHLLTTRPVEASAPAAPQDRFAEPPPPPMPEPGSEPDEPYEPDEHRAQVAVAEPGPSLLPQRTPGSSGITAGPAQPPPAAAPQARPEPPQTWWEPDEEGAAEAPEPQRPPEPAGERFAPADTSGFFAARARAGGPAPESDSIYQRMLAESAGLDPNEPGLRADLDWQTVWDHGWSVAADVENVAVTAHTEHGLPVREPGARLVPGSAAADEPPTAGTGTPAPAPDPGDPEQPVTSNGAPSPPAHEPPERDPAAIRASINSHFGGVQAARSHVRDHGPGTDQGQNQR
- a CDS encoding roadblock/LC7 domain-containing protein — translated: MTFPTDPTGHRRSADASLDWLVSNFAREVPGVAHAVLVSVDGLTVAASEHLPTERADQLAAVASGLASLATGASQLFEGGRVLQSVVEMEHGYLLLMRVGDGSHLATLASTSSDIGQIGYEMAILVERVGAVVQSSRRAAPSRGTPTGGAGE